In the Vitis vinifera cultivar Pinot Noir 40024 chromosome 2, ASM3070453v1 genome, one interval contains:
- the LOC100260925 gene encoding inactive poly [ADP-ribose] polymerase RCD1 isoform X3, whose protein sequence is METKLEKVLDSKSRIVVGWKRKRAAQYAAHLSALNSKKNRLCKRRKLDGYRMNYGPNFEKSLLKGYSNFMKTELPQRIMFYVNGDWKDFPQNIITLVRKDFQVRKSYTEVELNGNCFMLDFMHMVRVDMKTGLQQPIAWIDEAGNCFIPETFSGEDEIHYCCRHEYGKDQQLFFGEPYGSHDIKLQLEIDIKGVGHSKLEECSGESNALDKHFLIGKKPASNRFDVEVEDSNKMSDVKVDEAVGENQQIEGNLISRIGSSHGSLDFDTVRDMFTSGMNSLISADIIEVYRGSSASMEARLELFQKQIEITSKYRADANVKYAWLAASKEALSSIMMYGLGHCRPSKVKPVYGIGVHLTAANFSYPSVNYCDVDENGVQHIVLCRVIMGNMELVHPGSGQCHPSSENFDSGVDDLQNPKHYIIWNMNMNTHIYPEYVVSFKVSSRVGAEGYLIGNESNYDISGVTTCQGQSQGHSKLGLHPVGLVLWCLLWFFSSCRRYRSEKSHTELRA, encoded by the exons ATGGAAACAAAACTCGAAAAGGTATTGGATAGTAAAAGCAGAATTGTGGTTGGCTGGAAGAGGAAGCGGGCGGCTCAGTATGCAGCACACTTATCTGCTTTGAACTCAAAGAAAAATAGGCTTTGCAAGCGGAGAAAATTAGATGGGTATAGAATGAATTATGGgcctaattttgaaaaatctttgCTTAAAGgttattcaaattttatgaaaactGAGCTGCCACAACGCATAATGTTTTATGTAAATGGTGACTGGAAAGATTTCCCTCAAAATATCATTACCTTGGTGAGGAAAGATTTTCAGGTCAGGAAGTCATATACTGAGGTTGAACTCAATGGTAATTGCTTTATGCTAGACTTCATGCACATGGTACGGGTAGATATGAAAACAGGTTTACAGCAACCTATTGCTTGGATTGATGAAGCTGGTAACTGCTTCATTCCAGAAACTTTCTCAGGGGAAGATGAAATTCATTACTGCTGCAGGCATGAATATGGTAAAGATCAACAGCTCTTTTTTGGGGAGCCTTATGGGTCTCATGATATCAAATTGCAACTTGAGATTGACATAAAAGGAGTTGGTCACTCTAAATTGGAGGAATGTAGTGGAGAGTCAAATGCTCTTGATAAGCATTTTCTGATTGGTAAAAAACCTGCTAGCAACCGATTTGATGTTGAAGTTGAGGATAGCAATAAAATGTCTGATGTAAAAGTGGATGAGGCTGTTGGAGAAAATCAACAGATAGAGGGAAATTTAATCAGTAGGATTGGATCAAGCCATGGAAGTTTGGATTTTGATACTGTGAGGGACATGTTTACTAGTGGCATGAACTCGCTCATTAGTGCAGACATAATTGAGGTATACCGGGGCTCTAGTGCTTCAATGGAAGCTCGACTAGAGCTTTTTCAGAAGCAGATTGAAATCACTAGCAAGTATCGTGCTGATGCAAATGTTAAATATGCTTGGCTTGCTGCTTCTAAAGAAGCACTATCTAGTATCATGATGTATGGGCTTGGGCATTGTAGACCGTCCAAAGTGAAGCCTGTATATGGCATTGGTGTTCATCTAACAGCTGCAAACTTCTCATATCCCAg TGTAAATTATTGTGATGTTGACGAAAATGGAGTACAGCACATCGTATTATGTCGTGTTATAATGGGAAATATGGAGCTTGTTCATCCTGGATCTGGACAATGTCATCCCAGTAGTGAGAATTTTGACAGTGGAGTAGATGATCTTCAAAATCCGAAACATTATATAATATGGAATATGAACATGAACACACACATCTATCCTGAATATGTTGTTAGTTTCAAGGTTTCTTCCAGGGTTGGTGCTGAAG GATATCTTATTGGAAATGAGAGCAATTATGACATTTCAGGGGTTACTACTTGTCAAGGGCAGTCTCAAGGCCATTCAAAGTTGGGTTTGCACCCAGTTGGTTTG GTTCTTTGGTGTTTGCTGTGGTTCTTTTCTTCATGCAGAAGGTACAGGTCTGAAAAATCTCACACTGAATTGAGAGCCTGA